The proteins below are encoded in one region of Lactuca sativa cultivar Salinas chromosome 3, Lsat_Salinas_v11, whole genome shotgun sequence:
- the LOC111877847 gene encoding uncharacterized protein LOC111877847, whose amino-acid sequence MGLCCSCHSTSVAKSMLILPDGSLQEFSYAIKVSDALHKNPDTFICNSDDMEFDDIVSAIKDDDELQPGQLYFALPLKRLKYPLQPEEMAALAVKAAAALAKGGCRRRQENIRFTFSGEKERARSSSKVADAETLGLSYRSYAGGGGKGQNFKAMLSAIPE is encoded by the coding sequence ATGGGTCTTTGCTGTTCATGCCACTCAACATCTGTGGCCAAGTCTATGTTGATTTTACCTGACGGAAGCTTACAGGAATTCTCCTACGCCATCAAGGTTTCCGATGCTCTTCATAAGAACCCCGACACCTTCATCTGTAACTCCGACGACATGGAGTTTGACGATATCGTTTCCGCCATTAAAGATGATGACGAACTTCAACCTGGTCAGCTCTACTTTGCCCTACCCTTGAAACGATTGAAGTACCCTCTTCAACCGGAGGAGATGGCCGCATTAGCGGTGAAAGCGGCTGCTGCATTGGCCAAAGGTGGTTGTCGTCGTCGTCAGGAAAATATCCGTTTCACGTTTTCTGGGGAGAAGGAGCGGGCGAGGAGCTCCAGTAAGGTGGCGGATGCGGAGACTCTTGGGTTGAGCTACCGGAGCTACGCCGGTGGTGGTGGAAAGGGGCAGAACTTTAAAGCTATGTTGAGTGCCATACCGGAATAG